The Xyrauchen texanus isolate HMW12.3.18 chromosome 28, RBS_HiC_50CHRs, whole genome shotgun sequence genome has a segment encoding these proteins:
- the srp9 gene encoding signal recognition particle 9 kDa protein: MPYYQTWEEFARAAEKLYLTDPMKVRVVLKYRHCDGNICMKVTDDAVCLQYKTDQAQDVKKIEKLHGKLMRLMVSKETHSGAMETD, from the exons ATGCCTTATTATCAGACATGGGAAGAGTTTGCCCGAGCGGCTGAAAAACTCTATTTGACGGATCCGATGAAG GTCAGGGTAGTTCTGAAATATCGACACTGCGATGGAAACATCTGTATGAAAGTCACCGATGATGCTGTG TGTTTACAGTACAAGACTGATCAGGCCCAAGATGTGAAGAAGATTGAGAAACTGCACGGCAAGTTGATGAGATTAATGGTCTCAAAAGAGACACACAGTGGAGCCATGGAAACGGACTAA